GGGCGGCGCGTCATGAACCGTTACCCGGAACGTCCGCGAATCGCTCAAGGGCGGCACGCCACTGTCGCTCACCCGGACCGCCACTTCATACTCCCCGGGGCCCTGTGTCCCGGTCGGCGTCCAGCTCACCAGCCCCCCCGCACCAACCGTCAGCCCCGACGGTCCGGACACCAGCGAGTAGCTCAACACCTGCGCCGGCAGGTCGGCATCACTCGCCGTCAGCTGCACGCTCCAGGGCACCTGCTCGTCAATCGCCTGATCCGCCACTGCTGACAGCACCGGTGCCGTGTTGACCTCCCGCACCGTGATCCGAAAGCCCTTCATGTCGCCCAGTGGAGGTTCGCCGTTGTCCCGCACCTGCACCGTCACCTGTACTCCCCGGGCCCCTGTGCTCGGTCGGCGTCCGTATAGTTCACCAGCCCCCGCACCAACCGTCAGCCCCGACGGTCCGGACACCAGCGAATAGCTCAACACCTGCGCCGGCAGATCGGGTATCGCTGGCCGTCAGTTGCACGCTCCAGCGCACCTGCTCGTCAATCGCCCGATCCGCCACCCCAGACAGCACCCGGTGCCGTGCTGCCGCCGCCGTCCAATGCCTCCAGCCGCACGTAGTCACTCGACCAGTGAGGGAACTGCCCGTTGGGGAGGGACCCGTGCGGGCAGCAACTCCACCGTGTTCTTCGCACCCGCCGTGGCCTGCACCGCCGTCGCCGGGAATTCCACTACGAGGTTCGTCGCCACCGTCACCCGCCCCGTCCACAACACCGTCACCAACCCGGTGCCGTTGCGAAACTGCACCCGCATGTCGTGCTCCCCGAAGCCGGGCTGGTTCACTCCGTTCAACATCCAGCCCCCGCTCACCCAGTCCAGGCTCAGACGGCACCGTGCTCCGGTGCCGGCCTGTGTGGCATCCAGCACGAAGTGCATCCGGCTGGTCAGATCCCGGATCGTGTGCGCCCGTTCCCACGCCGTCCAGGGCTCGTCCTGCGGCACCCGCAGTTCCCGGCTCAGCCCGTTGAAGCCCACAGGGTACACCCCGGCGAAGTAATAGTCGTCGTCCGCCGAAGGATTGGCGGTTGCCGAATACTCCGGGTCCCCGGGCAGACGGGTCACCAAGCCCGGCGGGGATTCCTTCAGCCCGCTTTGCACGCTGAACTCCCGCGTCGGCTGATACGGCAGCACCGCCGGGTCGTCGTCCACACCCAGCTGCCACACCCGTCGCACCACCGGCTCCGGCGGCGGGGGAGGCGGGGGCGGCGCGTCATGAACCGTCACCCGGAACGTCCGCGAATCGCCCAAGGGCGGCACGCCACTGTCGCTCACCCGGACCGTCACTTCATACTCCCCGGGGCCCTGTGTCCCAGTCGGTGTCCAGCTCACCAGCCCCCCCGCGCCAACCGTCAGCCCCGACGGTCCGGATACCAGCGAATAGCTCAACACCTGCGCCGGCAGGTCGGCATCACTCGCCGTCAGCTGGACGCTCCAGGGCACCTGCTCGTCAATCACCCGGTCCGCCACCGCTGACAGCACCGGTGCCGTGTTGACCTCCCGTACCGTGATCCGGAAGCCCTTCATGTCGCCCAGTGGGGGTTCGCCGTTGTCCCGCACCTGCACCGTCACCTCGTACTCCCCGGGCCCCTGTGCCTCGGTCGGCGTCCAGCTCACCAGCCCCCCCGCACCAACCGTCAGCCCCGACGGTCCGGACACCAGCGAATAGCTCAACACCTGCGCCGGCAGATCGGCATCGCTGGCCGTCAGTTGCACGCTCCAGGGCACCTGCTCGTCAATCGCCTGATCCGCCACCCCAGACAGCACCGGCGCCGTGTTGCCGCCGCCGTCCAACGCCTCCAGCCGCACGTAGTCGTACTGGATCCAGTAGGAACTGCCCGTTGGGGAGGGACCCGTGCGGGTGAACTCAATCGTGTTCGCACCGGCCGTGGCCTGCACTGCCGCCGCCGGGAACTCCAATACCAGGTTCGTCGCCACCGTCACCCGCCCCGCCCACAACACCGTCACCAACCCGGTGCCGTTGCGAAACTGCACCCGCATGTCGTGCTCCCCAAAGCCGGGCTGGTTCACTCCGTTCAACATCCAGCCCCCGCTCACCCAGTCCAGACTCAAACGGCACCGTGCTCCGGTGCCCGTCTGTGTGGCATCCAGCACGAAATGCATCCGGCTGGTCAGATCCCGGATCGTGTGCGCCCGTTCCCACGCCGTCCAGGGCTCGTCCTGCGGCACCCGCAGTTCCCGGCTCAGCCCGTTGAAGCCCACAGGGTACACCCCGGCGAAGTAATAGTCGTCGTCCGCCGAAGGATTGGCGGTTGCCGAATACTCCGGGTCCCCGGGCAGACGGGTCACCACGCCCGGCGGGGATTCCTTCAGCCCGCTTTGCACGCTGAACTCCCGCGTCGGCTGATACGGCAACACCGCCGGGTCGTCGTCCACACCCAGCTGCCACACCCGCCGCACCACCGGCTCCGGCACCGCCTCGAGGCTCTCGATGTACCGAGCGATCAGGTTTGTGGCCCCCCGGTTGAGTTGGAATGTGGCAAGGGGCGGCATGTGGTGCGGCGATGGCAGTTGATGGCCGCTCATGTCAGCGATGCGCCGGAAGAGGATGGAGCGAAAGGCATCTCGGGGCTTGATCACGCGGGCCCCTTCGATTCCAAGGTCGCCCACGACGGAACCGTTGATGATTCCGGATGCCTCCAATGGGACCGAGAACCGGCCGTCCCACTCGCCGCGCCCGGTACCGCCCGGCTGATGGCAATAGGCGCAGTTGGCGTCGAGGTAGGACTTGAACCGGTCCCCCAGGGAAACGGATTCGTCCTCCGCGCGTGACAGCCGCGGCAAACCGGCCATCGCGCCCGGCGCCCATCCCGGAGTCAGACGCCCCTCCAGCACCAACCGGCCAAGCTGGTCGCCAACGTTCAACTGTCGGGTGCTGAACCCCAGGGCCCATCCCGCGGTTTCGTTATGACAGTTCAGACACTCCTGGCGGGACGGAAACCGCCACGGCTGGAGGTCTTCCTGCCCGTCCACAGTGACGGCAAAGTGGGTGTCGGCGCCCGACATCTCGACGAGATCGGCATCCGATCGATCGGCGCGCCACCGATACGTCAGTCCATACGCTCCATCGGGGGTCTTGACGATGAACCGGGTCTCCACCGGAATCCGGCCTCCCGAACCCCGATCCGATTCCAGCTCGAAGTGTTTTACCCAGAAGGCTCCCGGCGGGAAAGCCCAGTGGTCCTGGGCATCGCGCTGCACTGTGGTTCCCGCGGGCAGGAAAAACCACCGGGACTTGAGGGCATAGTCGGACCAGAAAGGGTTGGCGACCTCGTAGGGGCGCACGGCGGACACCGGCGTCAACGTTGCCAGGTCTGCAAACACTCCGGTGGCACTGAGGGTCGCCGGAGGTTGAGCGGACACGTTGACCACCAGGCGATGCCAACTCCCGCCATTGCTCACCAGAATATCCCCGGTCATGGGGTCGAGGGCGAACGAGTTCAGACCCCCGGAATGACCGGCAATCCGTTCCACCACGGGGACGGGGCCTCGCGTGATTGCCCAGATGTGCCCGGAAACAAAATCTCCGCACAGGTATTTCCCGTTCAGATTCGGGTATTTGGAGCCCTCATAAACGAAACCGCCGATGATGGCGGCGCCGGTGAAGTTCGGATGGGTGCCTGGTTGCGGGTTTGCGAGGTTGGGATAGCTCCAGTAGGGAGGCGAAAAGGCCGACGGATTCACCTGCGGGGGTACTCCGGGCCGAGTGGTGATCTGCGGCCCCTCAAGCCAGTGCCACCCGTAGTTCCCGCCGCGGACCACCCGGTTGACCTCCTCCCATCCGGCCAGCCCGACATCCCCGGTGAGAATGGCCCCGGTGCCCGGCTCAAAACAAATCCGGTGGGGGTTTCTCAATCCAATCGCCCAGAACTCGGTCCTCACCCGGGAGGGATCCACCGTCCTGCCGTTGAATGAGGTGGCCCCAATCCACGGATTGTCGGCGGGAATCCAATAGCCTCCCCGGACGGCCGGATGCGGATTGGGGGGAAGATTCCCCGGCCGGCCATCCACATCAATCCGCAGGATCCCGCCAAAGAAATTCCGATCAATGGTCTGGGACGAGGTCTCGGCCCCGACCCGGGTTCCCTCGTCTCCGAGCGGCACATAGAGATAGCCGTCCGGGCCGAAATGCAGGTCGCCCCCCATGTGCAGGGGAAGGTCATCGAACTGCTCAATCATGACGAACCGGCTGGACAGGTCCACCCGGTTGGGGTTCGCGGCATCCATCCGCCAACGGGTGAGCCGGTTGAACGTTCCCTGGGCGTTGGAAACGGCCCCGAAGGTGTACATCAGGCGATTGGCCGCGAACTGCGGGTGAAACGCGAATCCCAGCAATCCCGACTCGTTGTCCGTCCAGGTCTCGGCCCGCACGTCCAAGACCGTGGTCAATGTGGGGGCCAGCGTGTTGGTGATGACGGCAATCGCCCCCTGCTTGAAATTGATGAACAGCCGCGTGTCACCCGGCGGGCTCTTGGCCCCGATGCTCCGGTTGACCTCCTTGTTGAAATTCAGCCCGCTGAACGCCCGGACGAGGGAGTACGAATTGGCCGAGTCCGACGCCGGGAACGGGCTCTCAAAACCGCGCGCCGCCACCAACGTGCCGACCGCGAGGACGGCCGAGAGGATTCGCTTCATACCGGACAGTGAGGGTCCCGACGCCAAGGTGGGATGCGGCATTTTCTCCCCGGAAAACGAGACGGTTTCCAGACGTCGGTCATGGATTCCGAAGTTCTGCCAACGCGTGTCCGATTGGCAACCACGAATTCAACAGGGCCATTCGGGAGGGTGCAGGACCGATGGTTTGCCACATTGAGAGATCCACGATTGAGCCGATCGGTCGGAAGAATCCGGAGGCCGCGACGACCGGCTTCGTACTGGTGTGCCAGCAGACGTTCAGCGGCTGGTACTCGGTCACGGGGGGGCCGTCGTGCCCGCGGGGATGCGGTGGTCTCCGGGGGGGACTCCGGGACCGTCCATCGGGTATTTGCCGTACGCATGGCGGGGCTCCTCGGATGCCGGCGGAACCTCCAGTTCGCGCCGCAGACGCTCCAACTCCTTCCGCAGGCCGGCGACCGTGCGGGCCTGTCGGGGATCGTGGATGAAGTTCCGGGTTTCACCCGGATCGCGCCGCAGATCGTACAACTCCCATTCATCGAGATCGGGATGATAAAAATGAACAAGTTTGTATCGGTCGGTGACGACTCCGTAATGCGGCCGGACCCGGTGCCACACGGGATACTCGTAGTAGTGATAGTAGAAGCTGGTGCGCCAGTCGGCCGGGGGACGTCCCTCCAGGACCGGCACAAGACTCCGGCCCTGGATGTCCGAAGGCACCGGAACCCCGGCGGCTTCCAGGAACGTCGGCGCGAAATCGAGGAGGGACACCATCCGGTCCGACCGGCTCCCGGGTCGGACCACTCCCGGCCACCGGACGATCAGCGGCGTGCGCAGCGACTCTTCGAGGATCCAACGCTTGTCGAACCATCCGTGCTCGCCGAGGAAGAACCCCTGGTCGCTCGCATACACGACCAACGTGTTCCGCCAAAGCCCCTCATCGTGCAGATATTTCATCATCCGCCCGACGCTTTCATCCACGGCCAGAATGGTCCCAAGATAATCATGCATGTAGCGCTGATAGATCCAGCGCAGGCGGTCACGGCCGGTGAGCTTCGCCTCCCGAAATGCGGCATTGCGCGGGCCATAGTAGGCATCCCAGACGGCACGTTGCTGGTCGTCGAGTCCCTGCGGCGGCGTCAGCTTCACATCATTGTCGGTGAAGGCTCGCGCGAGCTCCATGTCCTGGTCCCGCCACGCCAGCCCGCGGCCGCCACCGTAGTCGTCAAACAATGTCTTCGGTTCAGCGTGCGTGCGGTCGCGGTCCCACCCCAGGTGCCGGAGGGCGGGCGACCAATCCCGGTGCGGTGCCTTGTGCTGCGACATCAGGAGGAACGGCCGCGACCGATCCCGTTGTTTCAACCACTCCAGGGACAAATCGGTGACGATGTCCGTCACATATCCCTGATGCCGCACCGGGGTGCCGTTGCGGATCATCGGCGGGTTATAATACACCCCCTGGCCGGGGAGGATCTCCCAGTGGTCGAAACCCGTCGGGTCGCTCTCCAGATGCCACTTGCCAATCACCGCAGTCTGGTAGCCGGCCGCCCGCAGCAATTGGGGGAACGTCGTCTGGCTCCCGTCAAAGGGAACGGTCTCATTGTTGTAGAAGCCGTGGCGGTGGGAGTACTTGCCCGTGAGCACCGTGGCGCGGCTCGGTCCACAAATGGAGTTCGGCACCAGACACCGCTTGAACAGCATGCCCTCCCGGGCAAGACGGTCGAGATTCGGCGTCCGCACCAACCGCCGCCCCTCGCCATAGGCGCTCAGCGCCTGCCACGCATGGTCATCGGAGAAGATGAGCAGGATGTTGGGAGGTCCGGACGGTCCCGCCGCCGCCCCTCGCGGTGCACCCACCCCATGGGCAATGCCGATGACCAAGGAACACAGAACGACCAGGTGACGAAGGTGCGGCGGATTCATGATGCGATTTTATGGATAATCTGCGCCGGCCGGGCCGGGGGAAGTCCAAACTGGCCGCTGCAGGGCGCAACGATTCGCGGCGCGTCCCGCCGCGAAAAATCTAGGGTGCGCTCCCGGCGGACTTCCCGGCGGCGGAGCGTTCCTCGAGCTGCAGGGTTCCCTCGACGGCCAGGCCGACTTTCAAAACAAGCAGCGAGAGCACCAGGGCGAGCAGGGCGAGGCGCCAGAGTCCGGCACCGCACGCAAGTCCCAGTGCTGCCGAAACCCAGATGCTCGCCGCTGTGGTCAACCCCTCGACCCGGTGATGGGCGCTGTCCCTCAGGATCACTCCGCCCCCAAGGAACCCGATACCCGTGAGCACCCCTTGGACGACCCGGCTGATCGCACCCGTGTCAAACTCAGACCCCACGGTCGCCAGTTCGAACATGGCAACCATCACCGTCGCGGAACCCAAGGTGACGAGCGCCTGGGTGCGCAATCCCGCCGGCTTGCCGCTGCGACCCCGGTTGATGCCGATGGCCGCTCCCATCAGGGTTGCCGCACCCAGCCGCAACACCACTTCGGACCACGTCATCAGCTGGCGAACATCGGGTGCTTCGACCATGGGGCACCCTCCCGCCGGCGGGCGCGCCTGGCAAGCCGGGGTTGGGACAGCGAAGAATCGGACGCTGGGCTCATGGAATGGCTGACTCCTCCGGAAATCTGCCGGTTTCCGCGTGACCCGCGCCGGGGCTCCCGGCAGCGTGACCCCGATGTTCTCGCTGGCTGGCAAATCCGCGCTGGTCACCGGTGCCGGCTCCGGCATTGGCGCCGCCATCGCCGCAACCCTTGCGCACGCGGGTGCGCACGTGATCGTCACCGATGTTCAGGAACCCGGCGGCAGGGCGACCGTGGACGCGCTGAAAGCCAGGGGCGGCTCCGGGGAGTTTGAATCGCTCGACATCACCTCGGAGGCCGCCTGCTTGACGCTCGCCGGAGGGATCCATGCCCGCCGCGGCCCGTTGGACGTGCTGGTCAACAATGCCGGCATCGGGCACGTCGGCACCCTGCTCACCACCACCGGCACCGACTTCGACCGGGTGTTTGCCGTCAACGTACGCGGCCTGTTCAACGTCACCCGGGCGTTTCTTCCCGCCATGCTGTCCGCCGGACGCGGCTCGGTGATCAACCTCGCCTCCGCCGCCGGACTCGAGGGTCTGCGGGATCGCCTCGCCTACGCGACCAGCAAGCACGCCGTCGTCGGATTCACCCGCTGCGTCGCCCTCGACCACGCCCGGACCGGGGTGCGGGTCAACTGCATCTGCCCGGGCCGCGTCGAGACGCCCTTCGTGAAGTCGCGGCTGGCCGAGTATCCCGATCCCGAGGCCGCCTACCGCGACATGTGCTCCACCCAGGCCAACGGGCGCATGGGCACGCCGGACGAAATCGCCGCCCTCGCGCTGTACCTGGCTGCTGACGAGAGTGCCTTCGTCACCGGCGCCGCACTGCCCATTGACGGGGGCATGACCGCCGGCTCCGGCCGGCTGTCCTGAGCCGGGAGTGGTGACAGGACATGAAGCCTGACCGAACGGCCTCCGGATCCAAACCCGGCTTGAGACTGCCGGCGGCCCCCCGCTCGATCGCGCGGGGCAGCACTCTGAGGGCCCTCCTTGACCTGGAGGCCATCGCCTGTCTGGCCCACAACCTTGCCTGGGTTCACCCGCGCTTTGATTACCGGACGTTCCAGCGCGATGCCGCGACAGGCCTGGCACCGCTGGGCATCATGGAACGTGGAAATCACCTGGCCCACGTGCTCCGCCGTCACCTTCCAACAGTGTACGAGGAGGCCATCGCCGTATTGACTGCGTCGCTGACGCCGCCCCTCCAGCGAACCGACGATCTGGGGCTGGGCGGGTTCTTCCACCTGCCTCACGTGTGCTTCGTGGCGACCTATGGCCTCGATCCCGGCTACAATGCCGGGCGCGATCCCTTTGACACCTCAATGGGGGCGCAATACGAGCTCACGCGGCGGTTCAGCGCTGAATTCTCCATCCGCCACTTCCTGGTCCGCTGGCCGGAGCGAACGCTGGCACGACTGATCGAATGGACCCGGGATCCGGACCCACACGTTCGCCGGCTGTGCTCCGAGGGGAGCCGTCCGCGACTCCCATGGGCCATTCGGCTGACGGCCTTCCAGCAGGATCCCCGCCCCGTGCTGCCCATCCTTGAGGCGCTCAAGGACGACCCGGACCTCTATGTGCGCCGCAGCGTCGCCAACCACGTCGGCGACATCGCCAAGGATCACCCGCAACTGGCGCTGGAACTGTGCGACCGCTGGATGAAGGACGCCCCGCCGGAGCGCCGCTGGCTCATCCGTCACGCGCTGAGGTATCCCGCCAAACACGGGGTGCGCGAGGCATTGCGGCTCAGAAGGCTGGCGGCGCGCTGATCAACGCCATCCGAAAGGACGATCCGGGATCCCCCGGAACCGTCCGGCATCACCGTCGGCACCACCGAAACCACCATGCCATCAACCGCTTGACCGGTGGAGTCAGCCGCGTACGCCGGTACAGATCCCCGGTGCGGCGGAATGCGTCCGCGTGCGTGGGATAGGGATGGATGGCTGCTCCCACCGTGTCCAATCCCAGCCCCCCTTTCATGGCGAGTGTGATTTCCCCGATCTGGTCGCCCGCTCTCGGCGCCACCACTGTCGCCCCCACAATCGTGTCCGTGCCCCGTCGCACGTGAATCCTCACAAATCCCGATGAGTCCCCGTCGAGGATGGCTCGATCCACCTTCGACAATTCCTGCGTAAACGTGTCCACCTCCATGCCCCGATCACGGGCCTCCGACGCGCCAACCCCCACATGCGCCAACTCCGGCGACGTGTAGGTGCACCGGGGAATCAGCAGCGAACCCACCCGGGCACGGCCGGGAAACAGGGCGTTCTGGATCACCAGACGCGCCATGAAGTCGGCGGCATGCGTAAACTGATGGGGCGAACACACGTCACCGCAGGCAAAAATCCGTGGGTTCGTGGTCCGCAGGTGGTCATCCACCGTCACGCCATGCGGTCCATGAGCCACGCCGGCGGCATCGAGTCCAAGACCCGCGACGTTGGGTATCCGGCCCGTGGCGACCAGCAGCTGATCCACGACGAACTCACCCGAGCCAGCCTCCGGACCGGGCTGCAACCCGATTCCTCCGGCGGCCCCGGCAGCAACCCGCAGCGCACGGCCGCCAGGCAACACCCGCACGCCGTCACGCTCCATTGCCGCCCGCACCATGGCGACCGCATCGCGATCTTCGCGCGGCAGCAACCCGCGCGCCCCTTCCACCAGCACCACCTCGGAGCCCAGCAGGGCAAAGGCCTGGGCCAGCTCGCAACCGATGGGACCCGCGCCAAGAAGGCCCAGGCGCCGCGGCAACCGTGTCAGGTTGAACACGGTCTCGTTGGTCAGGAACGGCACCGCCGCGAGTCCGGGAACCGGCGGCACGGCCGGACGCGCTCCCGTGGCGATCACCGCCCTGGCAAAGCGGAGGGACTGTCCGCCGACCACCACGGTGTCGAAACTGGTGAAGCAGCCCGCGCCGAAGTAGACGTCCACCCCCAGGTCCCGGAATCGGCGCGCCGAGTCGTGCGGACTGATATCGGCGCGCAGCCGGCGCATGCGCTCCATCACCTGACCGAAGTCCACCGTCACTCCGTCGGGGACCCGGACGCCGAACCGCCCGGCATCGCGGACCGCGGCGACCGCCCGCGCAGCCCGAATCACGGCCTTGGACGGAACGCATCCGGTGTTCAGGCAGTCGCCTCCCATGAAATGCCGCTCAATCAAGGCCACGCGCGCCCCGAGATCGGCGGCAATCGCCGCCGCAACGAGCCCCCCGGTTCCCGCGCCAAGCACCACGAGGTTGTAGCGTCCCGCCGGTGTGGGATTGACCCAGTCGGGAGGATGAACGTTGGCGACCAGCCGATCGTCGTGGGCGTCCCCGGACGTGCGTGGAGGCGGTGCGGAATGACTCATGATGGGAACTCCATTGGGCCAACGTCCATCAAAGGCGCCTCGCCAGGGCACGACGTGCAATGCGGGTGATGAGGACCGTGACGGTCACCGTGGCCATCAGGCCCACGCCGTAGAGTGCCCATTCCATCGGCGTTCGCTCTCGCGTTCCCACCGCCGCCTGAGCCAGCGAACCCAGATAGACGTACAGCACGGTCCCGGGCATCATGCCGATCCAGGACGCCAGGACAAACGGACCCAGCCGTACCCGGGTCAATCCAAAGGCATAGTTGAGCAGATTGAAGGGAAAGATCGGCGACAAACGGGTCAGTCCCACAATCTTCCAACCTTCCGCGGCCACCGCACGATCCACCGCGGCAAAGCGCGCATCCCCTTCAAGGCGGCGCGCGATGGCGTCCCGGGCCATGTACCGTCCCAGCAGGAACGCACCGGTGGCGCCAAGGGTGGATCCGGCCGACACGTACACCGATCCCCAGACCACACCGAAAAGCGCCCCGGCCCCCAATGTCAGCGCGGACCCCGGAACGAACAGAACAGTCGCCACCACGTAAATGCCGATGAACAGGACCGGTCCCCATGGACCCAGCCGCTGCACCGCCTCCAACCCGTGCCGGAGCACCTCCTGCACGGGCAACATCCGGACGAGGACGAGGACTCCGGCAGCAGCAGGAAGGAGCAACCACCAGCGGCTGATGGACCGTGATGCGTTGGGCTGTGGCGTAGAGGACACGACAACGGTCTGAGTCTGCCAGTCCACTTGGGGTGAGAAAACTTGCGGACGGCAAAAACTTTTGTGTTCAGGACAGGTCCACCGGGTCCACGTCAATGCCCATCTGGACATCCTCCGGCAGCGTCAGCCCGGCGCGCAGCGCGGCAAGTTCGCCGCTCAACCGCGCCATCGAACGGGTCCGCATCATGATCTGATGGCGGTACAGGGTTTCCGCCCGCATGAGCGGTGCCGGCGCCGGTCCTGCGAGAATCAGATCGCGCCAGTCCTTGAGCCGCGCAGACAGCTGTTTGGCCACGTGGTCCGCGGCCAGGCGCACCTTGTCGTCGTTGCGTCCCTTGAACGTGATCAGGACCACGCGGGCCACAGGCGGATAGCGCAACGACTGCCGGAATTCGAGCTCCTGATCGTAGAACCCCTCATAGTCGTGGCGGCGGGCAAACTGGATGGCCGGATGGAAGGGTGTGAACGTCTGGACAAAGACCTCGCCCTCGACATCCCCGCGTCCCGCGCGACCGCTCACCTGGGTGAGCAACTGGAACGTGCGTTCGCCAGCCCGGAAGTCCGGCAGGTGCAGTGCGAGATCGGCATGAATGATCCCGACCAGCGTGACGTTCGGGAAGTGCAGTCCCTTGGCGATCATCTGGGTACCCACCAGCACATCCATGCGACCGGTTCGGAACTCCGTCAGCACCCGGCGGTAGTCGTCCTTGCGCTTGAGCGTGTCCGTGTCCATCCGGCTCACCCGGGCCTTCGGGAACAGCTTGCGGAGGGCATCCTCCACGCGTTCCGTGCCGAGGCCGGAGAACCGGATGCGGGGATTGGCGCATTGCGGGCAGGCGGAGGGCACGGGTGCCGCGTGGCCGCAGATGTGGCACCGGATTTCGCCAGCCTGGCGATGGTAGGTGAGCGAGACGCTGCAGTTGGGGCAACCGGCGACGTATCCGCACTGGTCGCACTGGAGCGAGGAGGAGAATCCACGCCGGTTCAGGAACAGAATCGTCTGCTCGCCCCGTTCGAGGCGCTGATGGATTGCCTCGCGCAGGGGCACCGAAAAGACCGGAGGCCCGCCGCCTCGTCCCGACCGCCGTTCCATGCGCAGATCCACCACGCGGACCACCGGCAAACGGGTGTCGGTGACGCGCCGCAGCAGCTCCAACAGGACGTACTTCCCGCGACGAGCGTTGTGATAGCTCTCCATCGAGGGTGTCGCCGATCCCAGGACCACGGTGGCCCCTTCGCGTTGTCCGCGCACGACAGCGACATCCCGGGCGTGATACCGGGGCGACTCCTCCTGCTTGTAGGAATGCTCATGTTCCTCGTCCACGATGAGCAATCCGAGCGGATCCACCGGGGCAAACACCGCAGACCGCGCCCCGATCACGATCCGGGCCCTGCCGGCCCGGATCTTGTGCCATTCATCGTGCCGCTCACCTGCGCTCAACCGGGAATGAAGCACCGCCACCAGGGTGCGGTGGGGTCCGCCGGAGAACCGGGCCTTGAAACGTTCCACCGTCTGGGGTGTGAGCGAAATTTCCGGCACCAGCACGATGCCGCCGCGCCCCCGCGCCAGAGTTTCCGCCAATGCCTGCAGGTAGACCTCGGTCTTTCCGGACCCGGTGACGCCGTGAAGCAGAAAGACCCGGGGAGCGGGTCCCGGACCGGCGGAGTCTCCGACGTCAATGGCATTCCGGATCGCGGCCAGCGCTGCAGCCTGCTCCTCGTTGGGCGTCAACGGCGTCGTGGGAATGAACCGCTCGTGGGCATAGGGGTCACGCTCTTCGCGACGGGCAGCCACGAGGGCATACCCCTTGTCCTCCAGCTTGCGGACCGTTTCCGCGGTGGTGCCAGCCAGACGGACCAGTTCCTGGAGCGGCAATTCCCTCCATTCTTCCAGAATGTTCCAAACCAGTTGCTGACGGGGCGTCAGCGCGGGCAGCTCCATCCCGGAGACGGGCATGGCGTGCACATGCAATCGTTCACGCCATCCGGCCTCCTCCCGCCGCACCGCCTCAGGGAGCACGCTTTTGAGCGCCGTCTCGACCGGGCAGCAGTAGTAGCCCGCGAGCCAGCGGGCGAGATCCAGCACCTTCGGGGTCAGCAGGCTCTGTTCTCCGATGAGCTTGGAGATCGCCTTGAGGGAATCGTGGTCGGAAGACTCCACCACACCGGTCACGACACCAAGTCTCGATCCGTGGCCAAACGGCACCCGGACACGGGAGCCCACGACCAGCCTCCCGGACATCGCTTCAGGGATCGAGTAATCAAACTCCCGTCCGATCGCGAGATCGAGCATGACCCGGGCAACCACAGACGGAGCTTCAACGGATGGGTGACTGCG
The Verrucomicrobiia bacterium genome window above contains:
- a CDS encoding cadherin repeat domain-containing protein, whose translation is MLSYSLVSGPSGLTVGAGAGELYGRRPSTGARGVQVTVQVRDNGEPPLGDMKGFRITVREVNTAPVLSAVADQAIDEQVPWSVQLTASDADLPAQVLSYSLVSGPSGLTVGAGGLVSWTPTGTQGPGEYEVAVRVSDSGVPPLSDSRTFRVTVHDAPPPPPPPPPPPEPVVRRVWQLGVDDDPAVLPYQPTREFSVQSGLKESPPGVVTRLPGDPEY
- a CDS encoding PQQ-dependent sugar dehydrogenase, which produces MKRILSAVLAVGTLVAARGFESPFPASDSANSYSLVRAFSGLNFNKEVNRSIGAKSPPGDTRLFINFKQGAIAVITNTLAPTLTTVLDVRAETWTDNESGLLGFAFHPQFAANRLMYTFGAVSNAQGTFNRLTRWRMDAANPNRVDLSSRFVMIEQFDDLPLHMGGDLHFGPDGYLYVPLGDEGTRVGAETSSQTIDRNFFGGILRIDVDGRPGNLPPNPHPAVRGGYWIPADNPWIGATSFNGRTVDPSRVRTEFWAIGLRNPHRICFEPGTGAILTGDVGLAGWEEVNRVVRGGNYGWHWLEGPQITTRPGVPPQVNPSAFSPPYWSYPNLANPQPGTHPNFTGAAIIGGFVYEGSKYPNLNGKYLCGDFVSGHIWAITRGPVPVVERIAGHSGGLNSFALDPMTGDILVSNGGSWHRLVVNVSAQPPATLSATGVFADLATLTPVSAVRPYEVANPFWSDYALKSRWFFLPAGTTVQRDAQDHWAFPPGAFWVKHFELESDRGSGGRIPVETRFIVKTPDGAYGLTYRWRADRSDADLVEMSGADTHFAVTVDGQEDLQPWRFPSRQECLNCHNETAGWALGFSTRQLNVGDQLGRLVLEGRLTPGWAPGAMAGLPRLSRAEDESVSLGDRFKSYLDANCAYCHQPGGTGRGEWDGRFSVPLEASGIINGSVVGDLGIEGARVIKPRDAFRSILFRRIADMSGHQLPSPHHMPPLATFQLNRGATNLIARYIESLEAVPEPVVRRVWQLGVDDDPAVLPYQPTREFSVQSGLKESPPGVVTRLPGDPEYSATANPSADDDYYFAGVYPVGFNGLSRELRVPQDEPWTAWERAHTIRDLTSRMHFVLDATQTGTGARCRLSLDWVSGGWMLNGVNQPGFGEHDMRVQFRNGTGLVTVLWAGRVTVATNLVLEFPAAAVQATAGANTIEFTRTGPSPTGSSYWIQYDYVRLEALDGGGNTAPVLSGVADQAIDEQVPWSVQLTASDADLPAQVLSYSLVSGPSGLTVGAGGLVSWTPTEAQGPGEYEVTVQVRDNGEPPLGDMKGFRITVREVNTAPVLSAVADRVIDEQVPWSVQLTASDADLPAQVLSYSLVSGPSGLTVGAGGLVSWTPTGTQGPGEYEVTVRVSDSGVPPLGDSRTFRVTVHDAPPPPPPPPEPVVRRVWQLGVDDDPAVLPYQPTREFSVQSGLKESPPGLVTRLPGDPEYSATANPSADDDYYFAGVYPVGFNGLSRELRVPQDEPWTAWERAHTIRDLTSRMHFVLDATQAGTGARCRLSLDWVSGGWMLNGVNQPGFGEHDMRVQFRNGTGLVTVLWTGRVTVATNLVVEFPATAVQATAGAKNTVELLPARVPPQRAVPSLVE
- a CDS encoding sulfatase gives rise to the protein MNPPHLRHLVVLCSLVIGIAHGVGAPRGAAAGPSGPPNILLIFSDDHAWQALSAYGEGRRLVRTPNLDRLAREGMLFKRCLVPNSICGPSRATVLTGKYSHRHGFYNNETVPFDGSQTTFPQLLRAAGYQTAVIGKWHLESDPTGFDHWEILPGQGVYYNPPMIRNGTPVRHQGYVTDIVTDLSLEWLKQRDRSRPFLLMSQHKAPHRDWSPALRHLGWDRDRTHAEPKTLFDDYGGGRGLAWRDQDMELARAFTDNDVKLTPPQGLDDQQRAVWDAYYGPRNAAFREAKLTGRDRLRWIYQRYMHDYLGTILAVDESVGRMMKYLHDEGLWRNTLVVYASDQGFFLGEHGWFDKRWILEESLRTPLIVRWPGVVRPGSRSDRMVSLLDFAPTFLEAAGVPVPSDIQGRSLVPVLEGRPPADWRTSFYYHYYEYPVWHRVRPHYGVVTDRYKLVHFYHPDLDEWELYDLRRDPGETRNFIHDPRQARTVAGLRKELERLRRELEVPPASEEPRHAYGKYPMDGPGVPPGDHRIPAGTTAPP
- a CDS encoding MgtC/SapB family protein — its product is MMTWSEVVLRLGAATLMGAAIGINRGRSGKPAGLRTQALVTLGSATVMVAMFELATVGSEFDTGAISRVVQGVLTGIGFLGGGVILRDSAHHRVEGLTTAASIWVSAALGLACGAGLWRLALLALVLSLLVLKVGLAVEGTLQLEERSAAGKSAGSAP